The Rhizoctonia solani chromosome 14, complete sequence genome has a segment encoding these proteins:
- a CDS encoding aminotransferase class I and II protein: MDPDTSCYESSLSYSTRRIHYELLGKVTTAKENGPTPSSTPALSFASSITDPDSEDDMLELTLPWLVLKAFPRPRIPPHLRPDTSNSVTAPMKTIAIPVHILLGSHSSIRRTDPPYYVLLSTYVSYVVLIVIGHMRDWFGKRFWRESYKHLMPHDGYAALNSDFDSFYTRRLKTRLDDCFSRPVTGVPGRTIVLLDRATDDYNNTFKFTGTHTRALNVSSYNYLGFAQARGGCADAVEDGIRRYGVNAGGTRLECGTLDLHIQAESLVARFLGQEDALVTSMGFATNSTTIPALVGKGCLVISDEFNHASIRYGVRLSGASVRMFKHNDDPPALEEDLGCRRGLYSMEGSMVNLLEIMELKRRYKFFLYVDEAHSIGALGPHGRGVADYFGVDPREIDILMGTFTKSFGASGGYISGSKAVIDRLRLRSHAGTYCEAIAPAVLVQIIASMGSIMGISPPLPAATTVVGQELVPVHPGPAPAEMLPSWLNLPPILRDGSEGLNRLRRLAFNSRYLARGLRKLGFIVYGHTDSPIVPLLIFNPGKMHLFSHMMLRRETPIVVVVVAYPATPLVTSRVRFCLSAAHTKEDIDEVLRACDEIGDALDLKHGLSMSERWTVDQVIDNCLEIVKDD, translated from the exons ATGGACCCAGATACGTCATGCTATGAATCATCGCTCTCGTACAGCACTCGTCGCATTCACTATGAGCTACTTGGCAAAGTCACCACG GCAAAGGAGAATGGACCGACTCCGAGCTCAACACCGGCTCTGAGCTTTG CTTCTTCTATAACCGATCCAGACTCGGAGGATGATATGCTCGAGCTGACTCTCCCTTGGCTCGTCCTCAAGGCATTCCCCCGACCTCGAATACCCCCGCATTTACGACCCGACACGTCGAATTCGGTCACTGCGCCAATGAAGACTATCGCCATACCAGTGCACATCCTACTGGGCAGCCATTCAAGCATACGGAGAACAGATCCCCCATACTACGTCTTGCTCAGTACATATGTCAGCTATGTAGTCCTCATTGTAATTGGTCATATGCGCGACTGGTTCGGGAAGAGGTTCTGGAGGGAATCGTATAAGCATTTGATGCCTCACGAC GGTTATGCCGCGTTGAACTCGGATTTTGATTCGTTCTACACCCGTCGTCTCAAGACCCGCTTGGATGACTGTTTCTCTCGCCCCGTGACCGGAGTCCCCGGACGTACCATTGTCCTGCTTGATCGTGCCACCGACGACTACAACAACACTTTCAAATTCACCGGCACCCATACTCGCGCTCTCAACGTTTCCTCGTACAATTACCTCGGTTTCGCTCAAGCTAGAGGTGGCTGTGCAGATGCTGTTGAGGATGGAATCAGGCGGTATGGTGTCAACGCTGGCGGAACCCGACTTGAATGCGGAACACTTGATTTGCACATCCAGGCGGAATCGTTGGTCGCTCGCTTCCTTGGCCAGGAAGACGCGCTTGTCACGTCTATGGGTTTCGCTACCAACTCGACCACGATCCCAGCGCTTGTTGGCAAGGGCTGCCTCGTGATTTCGGATGAATTTAACCACGCTTCCATTCGTTATGGTGTTCGTCTTTCTGGTGCCAGTGTCCGCATGTTCAAGCACAACGAT GACCCACCGGCCTTGGAAGAAGATCTTGGTTGTCGTCGAGGGTTGTACTCGATGGAAGGGTCTATGGTCAACTTGCTTGAAATCATGGAATTAAAGAGGCGCTACAAG TTCTTCCTCTATGTCGATGAAGCCCATTCCATTGGTGCTCTTGGTCCTCATGGACGTGGTGTAGCAGATTACTTCGGTGTTGACCCTCGCGAAATTGATATTCTCATGGGAACTTTCACAAAGTCTTTTGGTGCCTCGGGTGGATACATTTCTGGCTCTAAGGCCGTCATCGACCGCCTTCGCCTCAGGTCTCACGCCGGAACGTACTGCGAAGCCATCGCACCTGCCGTCCTCGTCCAAATCATTGCTTCCATGGGATCCATCATGGGCATTTCACCACCCCTTCCTGCCGCGACGACCGTGGTCGGCCAAGAACTCGTTCCCGTTCATCCCGGACCGGCCCCTGCCGAAATGCTCCCATCATGGCTGAACCTTCCCCCCATTTTGCGCGACGGTAGCGAAGGCCTTAATCGTCTGAGGCGATTGGCTTTCAATTCACGCTACCTTGCCCGCGGTCTTCGCAAACTCGGGTTCATCGTTTATGGCCACACCGACTCTCCTATCGTCCCCCTTTTGATCTTCAACCCTGGTAAAATGCACCTCTTTTCGCACATGATGCTCCGTCGCGAGACACCCATTGTCGTTGTCGTCGTCGCGTATCCTGCCACGCCCCTCGTCACTTCGCGAGTCCGGTTCTGCCTGAGCGCGGCGCACACCAAGGAGGATATCGATGAGGTCTTGAGGGCGTGCGATGAAATCGGTGATGCTCTCGACTTGAAGCACGGTCTGAGCATGAGCGAGCGATGGACTGTCGATCAAGTCATCGATAACTGTTTAGAAATCGTCAAGGACGACTAG
- a CDS encoding Gly-Xaa carboxypeptidase, whose translation MTAAPKEFFDYVDAHKDAFIKRLSNAIAIPSVSGDASYRKHVHEMGHFVQRELEAVGVTTKLVPLGPQELDGQTVELPPVVFGRLGEDKNKKTVLIYAHYDVQPALLSDGWTHDPFVLTHDKETDRLYGRGSSDDKGPLLGWINVLEAHKALGIELPVNLRVCFEGMEESGSEGLDDLIKAEAGPGKFFDGVDCVCISDNYWLNDVTPCLTYGLRGISYFKVTISGPAKDLHSGLFGNCVHEPMTDLFHLFSKLVTPQGKILIPGINDLVDELTPEERERYERMDYSIADINESVGASIAISDDKAEVLMGKMRYPSLSIHGIEGAFSAAGAKTVIPAKISGKFSIRLVPSMTPENVDSLVIQYLESEFAKLNSKSKLTVENLHGGKPYLADPNHWNFVAAAKATQAIYGKQPDLTREGGSIPVTLTFADALGVSVLLLPMGRGSDGAHSTNEKLDLSNYINGTKVLGTYLHEIAKSTN comes from the exons ATGACTGCTGCACCGAAAGAGTTCTTTGACTACGTCGATGCGCACAAGGACGCGTTTATCAAGCGCTTGTCCAATGCTATCGCGATCCCAAG TGTCTCTGGTGATGCTTCCTACCGCAAACATGTCCATGAAATGGGCCATTTTGTCCAACGTGAACTCGAAGCGGTTGGAGTGACCACCAAACTCGTACCATTGGGCCCACAGGAGCTCGATGGCCAAACGGTTGAGCTTCCTCCAGTCGTTTTCGGTAGGCTTGGAGAGGACAAGAATAAGAAGACTGTTCTCATCTATGCGCATTACGACGTCCAACCG GCATTGCTCAGCGACGGATGGACTCATGATCCATTTGTATTGACACATGACAAGGAGACCGACAGGTTGTATGGACGTGGTTCTTCTGACGATAAGGGCCCCCTGCTAGGATGGATCAACGTACTAGAGGCACATAAGGCGCTTGGTATTGAGCTGCCAGTTAATCTAAGGGTGTGCTTTGAAG GCATGGAGGAAAGTGGAAGCGAGGGATTGGATGACCTGATCAAGGCCGAAGCTGGACCTGGAAAGTTCTTCGATGGAGTTGACTGTGTTTGCATCTCAGATAACTACTGGCTTAACGATGTCACT CCCTGCCTGACCTACGGTCTT CGAGGAATATCCTACTTCAAAGTAACGATTTCGGGCCCTGCAAAGGATCTGCACTCTGGCTTATTCGGCAACTGCGTTCACGAG CCAATGACTGATCTATTCCACTTGTTCTCCAAGTTGGTCACCCCACAGGGGAAGATCCTCATCCCAGGGATCAACGACCTTGTAGATGAGTTGACTCCTGAAGAACG TGAACGCTATGAACGAATGGATTATTCTATCGCA GATATCAACGAATCTGTTGGTGCATCTATTGCAATCTCTGACGACAAAGCGGAAGTTCTCATGGGCAAGATGCGTTACCCAAGTTTGTCGATTCATGGAATCGAAGGCGCATTCAGTGCCGCGGGCGCAAAGACAGTGATTCCAGCTAAGATTTCTG GCAAATTCTCCATTCGATTGGTACCCAGCATGACGCC AGAGAATGTCGACTCGCTCGTAATCCAATACCTCGAATCCGAATTTGCAAAATTAAACTCAAAGAGCAAGTTGACCGTTGAGAACCTTCACGGCGGCAAGCCATACCTCGCAGACCCGAACCACTGGAACTTCGTAGCAGCCGCCAAAGCTACCCAA GCAATCTACGGCAAGCAACCTGATCTCACACGGGAAGGAGGGTCGATTCCCGTGACGCTCACTTTTGCTGATGCATTGGGAGTTAGCGTTTTGTTGCTGCCCATGGGACGGGGAAGTGACGGTGCTCA CTCGACCAACGAAAAGTTGGATTTGTCGAATTACATCAATGGG ACCAAGGTTCTCGGCACTTACTTGCATGAAATTGCCAAATCTACCAACTAG
- a CDS encoding exportin-2 has translation MSVSDLLLASLNPATRLAAEKQLDEASKQPGFLSHLLSLPLNKSNPPEVRTAASIYFKNTVKRRWSPDEEDFPINDTDKGAVRAELVPAMLALSKSGADKSDRLARPQLAESLAIVAGEDYPDRWPTLMEQLTSSFSETDYNVNVGVLEAAHAVCAPWKSQVRSDRLFSTINAVVGVLGTPLLGMFRHVTGILLGGGATGLPEEQHRVLAQTLHLLLCLYEDLVDQDIPPVFEDSVPEFFGVSGGDDGLFLKILAWNPEALKGDPEEPTPTPVHNAHQVIFEIAELFVLKYNELFETRMPAFVQAVWEMVGRMGPEVREDGVFAQSVRFLSVTVKSGLHTQLFSQESTLQGLFTRIVLPSVPLRQHEVEQFEDDPLEYIRRDLGSGSAASAGSGAVEVTGRRGAATDLLRALMGVGLEAQITAMVNQAVETLVAKYKSGEGGEEAWMHKDTGVYLLSAVAARGSTMQHGVTSTNIHVNVVQFFLDHVAGDLQAPAGSIHPILQVDAIRFVHMFRNQFTKEQLLPVLRLLVTHLSSKDYVCSAYAAIAIERILFIKNGGKLLFAQADIHDFANDILSALFTVIESGGTPQKIAENDYLMKCIMRVILTARQTLTPNYLTVLTKLVNILGAISQNPSNPNFNQYTFESISALMRFVCSSNPQLVEQFEGQLFGPFTVIIQQDVDQFIPYVFQILAQMLEIHTNTVPPAYSSLVGILFTPAVWQQRGNVPALVRLIKAFISKDPNSVDVRTVLAVVQQRLIPSRVNDVYGFELLEILLANLPVETLGPLFNGILVTVMTRLQANKTPAFSYGFMHFACAAMASRAEGMGPDFFIGAVESVQPGLWTQLLTHVILPEVPRTQLRDQKVVSVGLTRLLVQSQHSVQAPLRTCGELPSSLNPSDMTNDAMLFPRVPRDHPTFLSRYESTLMLRDVHWGRILCRPRVLEAILGLYTSPAALAKSSTESATGDDVVTAIDYEEAGAGYQAGYSRLAASEGGKTDLASYVQDPRQYLVEQLGAALQDSSKPIRQLLAQVEPDKLNQLTTAGLTI, from the exons ATGTCAGTTTCTGATCTTCTTCTCGCCTCGCTAAATCCTGCGACGCGACTTGCCGCGGAAAAACAGCTAGACGAAGCGTCGAAACAACCTGGATTTCTGTCACATCTGTTGTCTCTGCCCTTGAACAAATCGAATCCTCCAGAAGTACGAACTGCAGCCAGTATTTATTTCAAGAATACAGTCAAGAGGCGATGGTCCCCCGACGAAGAAGACTTTCCTATCAATGATACCGACAAAGGCGCGGTCAGGGCGGAACTGGTTCCTGCTATGCTCGCTCTCTCCAAGTCTGGCGCAGACAAGAGTGATCGATTGGCAAGACCCCAGCTAGCTGAGAGTTTGGCAATAGTTGCTGGCGAGGACTACCCTGATCGTTGGCCAACGCTCATGGAACAATTGACTTCCTCTTTCTCCGAAACTGACTACAACGTCAACGTCGGTGTGCTTGAAGCCGCCCATGCAGTCTGTGCCCCATGGAAATCTCAGGTTCGGAGCGACAGGCTATTTTCTACCATCAATGCCGTGGTGGGCGTACTTGGAACACCACTTTTGGGCATGTTTAGGCACGTCACAGGCATCTTGCTTGGAGGTGGCGCCACAGGCTTGCCAGAAGAGCAGCATAGGGTTTTAGCTCAAACGCTACATCTGCTGTTGTGTCTTTATGAAGACTTGGTAGACCAAGATATTCCG CCCGTGTTTGAAGACTCGGTTCCAGAATTCTTTGGAGTTAGTGGAGGAGATGACGGCTTGTTTTTGAAGATTTTGGCATGGAATCCGGAGGCGCTTAAAGGAGAT CCCGAGGAACCAACCCCCACGCCCGTTCACAATGCTCATCAAGTCATTTTCGAAATCGCAGAACTCTTTGTGCTCAAATATAATGAACTCTTCGAAACACGTATGCCTGCATTCGTACAGGCCGTGTGGGAGATGGTTGGAAGAATGGGTCCGGAGGTCAGGGAGGATGGT GTCTTCGCCCAATCTGTCCGCTTCCTCTCAGTCACAGTCAAGTCCGGTCTTCATACTCAGCTCTTCTCCCAAGAATCCACCCTCCAAGGCCTCTTCACGCGCATTGTCTTGCCATCTGTTCCCCTTCGCCAGCATGAAGTAGAGCAATTCGAGGATGATCCTCTCGAGTACATCCGTCGCGACTTGGGCTCCGGTTCCGCCGCTAGCGCTGGTTCAGGTGCCGTGGAAGTGACGGGAAGGCGAGGTGCCGCAACGGATTTGCTACGTGCGCTGATGGGTGTAGGCCTCGAGGCTCAGATCACCGCTATGGTGAACCAGGCTGTTGAGACTCTTGTCGCCAAGTACAAATCTGGTGAAGGAGGGGAGGAGGCTTGGATGCACAAGGATACGGGAGTTTATTTGTTGAGTGCCGTAGCGGCAAGGGGAAGTACTATGCAA CACGGTGTGACAAGCACCAACATCCATGTCAACGTCGTACAGTTCTTCCTCGACCACGTTGCCGGCGATTTGCAAGCCCCGGCTGGGAGCATCCACCCAATTCTGCAGGTCGATGCGATTCGATTTGTGCACATGTTCAGGAATCAG TTCACGAAGGAGCAACTGCTCCCTGTCTTGCGCCTCCTTGTTACCCACCTTTCCTCCAAAGATTATGTCTGTTCGGCCTATGCAGCCATCGCGATCGAGAGAATTTTATTCATCAAGAATGGAGGAAAGCTTCT CTTTGCCCAAGCTGACATTCACGACTTTGCCAACGATATCTTGTCGGCGCTATTTACTGTGATCGAGAGCGGAGGGACACCCCAGAAGATTGCAGAGAATGATTATTTAATGAAAT GTATTATGCGCGTAATTCTCACTGCTCGACAGACCCTCACACCCAATTACCTCACGGTCCTGACGAAATTGGTCAACATCCTCGGCGCGATTAGCCAGAACCCAAGCAACCCGAACTTTAACCAATATACGTTCGAGAGTATATCTGCCCTTATGCG GTTCGTATGTTCGAGTAACCCTCAGCTCGTGGAACAATTCGAAGGGCAGCTCTTCGGCCCATTTACGGTTATCATACAGCAAGACGTAGATC AATTCATTCCCTACGTCTTCCAAATTCTCGCGCAGATGCTCGAAATTCACACCAACACGGTCCCACCCGCATACAGCTCGCTGGTTGGCATCCTCTTTACCCCTGCCGTTTGGCAACAACGCGGAAATGTTCCTGCCCTTGTGCGTCTGATCAAGGCATTCATCTCCAAGGATCCCAATAGCGTGGACGTCCGAACGGTACTCGCAGTTGTTCAACAGCGTCTGATTCCTTCCCGAGTAAACGATGTCTATGGGTTTGAACTCTTGGAGATCCTTCTCGCTAACCTTCCGGTTGAGACCCTCGGGCCCTTGTTCAACGGGATCTTGGTCACTGTTATGACGCG ACTCCAAGCGAACAAGACACCCGCATTTTCATACGGGTTTATGCACTTTGCGTGCGCCGCGATGGCGTCTCGTGCCGAAGGCATGGGACCCGATTTTTTCATCGGCGCTGTTGAAAGCGTTCAACCAGG ACTATGGACCCAGCTGCTGACTCATGTCATCCTGCCCGAAGTCCCGCGTACTCAACTTCGCGACCAAAAAGTGGTCTCGGTCGGACTGACGCGGTTATTGGTACAGAGCCAGCATAGCGTGCAAGCCCCGCTGCGAACGTGTGGTGAGTTGCCTTCTAGTTTAAACCCGTCGGATATGACGAATGATGCGATGTTATTCCCTCGTGTGCCACGCGACCATCCAACCTTCTTGTCCCGATACGAATCTACATTGATGCTTCGTGATGTTCATTGGGGGCGTATTTTGTGCAGGCCGCGTGTTCTCGAAGCTATATTGGGACTGTACACTTCGCCCGCAGCGCTCGCCAAGTCGAGCACCGAGTCGGCCACGGGCGATGATGTGGTCACAGCCATCGACTATGAAGAAGCCGGGGCCGGGTACCAGGCTGGGTACTCGCGTCTCGCCGCATCCGAGGGGGGCAAGACGGACCTTGCGTCGTATGTGCAAGACCCAAGGCAGTACCTCGTCGAGCAGCTCGGTGCGGCGCTCCAGGACTCGAGCAAGCCCATCAGGCAGCTTCTCGCCCAGGTCGAGCCGGACAAGCTGAACCAGCTGACGACGGCGGGGCTGACGATCTAG